Proteins encoded within one genomic window of Gallus gallus isolate bGalGal1 chromosome 1, bGalGal1.mat.broiler.GRCg7b, whole genome shotgun sequence:
- the RNF219 gene encoding ORC ubiquitin ligase 1 isoform X1 encodes MPSVFLATWAHCWLTFSMSSADISHLIHIAVSFVMFLKRKREIGKNAEEGRGELNVKNSQQSAWHNANRGRNGRLGPKLPSCNLPPPNTTPRPPPPRGTARADEVRHPVICVNNHVFCSICIEVWLKNNNQCPACRIPITPENPCKEIIGGTSESDPTFSPTVRKHLRKTRLELLHKEYEDEIESLQKEVEELKDRNLNLQTQLKSLLDPTVPALCCQNEETSQSADEASTSGPETPEEWSKKLKAANDICEKVIDNVEKLKEANKKLSMENNSLLRENLRLKAEVDSRSPQKFGRFTIAALQSKVEQSEREMNRLKKALERSDKYIEEMECQLLQLKSAGEGTRTISAVSEQALSADAKGTESNEDTTCLKTQAEEKKVVTTSHSPDSLEQLADSGTCSSSLSQDGSKGSNTQSIPKKELFPGCQGVHLDENSTSMDTCLEQQWNKIEECTPYKDEELYDLPAPCTPFLSLSRLQLNTPDGKENTEKTSTFLRKLKFEEFCDTSDDCSKDSQEHSTSSGKKLNCFSVGKSGFWGTCPTSFTENLDFDESAQNSAAGQSDETSAKSSDKTSSCLPKRLHTLCSSEMNRTRTSSEASMDAAYLDKISELDSMMSESDNSKSPCYNFKSSDLDNSSKSTEASKLLDETEKKLEGMNEEQSMKCSETRDLSVDRTGWKPAMFSILSPSRLDVNDHFPLFTGQNVVASEIKPPNCLFQREFSQSLLFSNSQRLFEEQKFGSCFLKMSSDLHNPLNPPWVPSFIAEKKNKNVSQSTKRKIQSSISSASPSKTTKN; translated from the exons ATGCCATcggtcttcttggccacctgggcacactgctggctcacgttcagcaTGTCATCAGCCGACATCTCCCATTTAATCCACATCGCAGTCTCATTTGTgatgtttttgaagagaaaaagagaaattggaaaaaaCGCAGAGGAAGGCCGAGGGGAATTAAACGTTAAAAACAGCCAACAGTCAGCGTGGCACAACGCAAACAGAGGAAGGAACGGCAGACTGGGGCCCAAACTGCCCTCCTGCAACCTTCCTCCACCTAACACAACTCCCAGGCCACCTCCTCCACGTGGCACAGCGAGAGCCGACGAG GTCCGTCACCCAGTTATCTGTGTCAACAACCATGTCTTCTGTTCCATTTGTATTGAAGTCTGGTTGAAGAATAATAATCAGTGCCCAGCTTGCAGGATTCCCATCACACCTGAAAATCCTTGCAAAGAAATTATAG GAGGAACAAGTGAAAGTGATCCTACATTTAGTCCAACAGTTAGAAAGCACCTACGTAAAACGAGGCTTGAATTGCTCCACAAAGAATATGAG GATGAAATAGAATCCCTGCAAAAAGAAGTGGAAgaactgaaagacagaaatctcAATTTACAGACACAACTGAAATCTCTTCTGGATCCTACAGTACCAGCTTTGTGTTGCCAAAATGAAGAAACTAGCCAATCAGCAGATGAAGCAAGTACCAGTGGCCCAGAAACCCCAGAAGAATGGAGCAAAAAGCTGAAAGCTGCCAACGATATATGTGAAAAAGTAATAGATAATGTAGAAAAGTTAAaggag gcAAATAAGAAACTGAGCATGGAGAACAATAGCCTTTTAAGAGAGAATTTGCGACTAAAAGCTGAAGTTGATAGTAGATCACCTCAAAA gTTTGGTAGGTTTACCATAGCTGCGCTTCAGTCCAAAGTAGAACAAAGCGAACGTGAAATGAACCGTCTAAAAAAGGCACTGGAAAGAAGTGATAAGTATATAGAGGAAATGGAGTGTCAGCTTTTACAGCTGAAAAGTGCAGGTGAAGGAACTCGGACCATAAGTGCTGTTAGTGAGCAAGCACTTTCTGCAGATGCTAAAGGAACTGAAAGCAATGAAGATACTACATGTTTGAAAACCCAGGCTGAGGAGAAGAAAGTTGTGACTACCAGTCACAGTCCTGACAGTCTTGAACAGCTAGCAGATAGTGGAACATGTTCAAGCTCTTTGAGTCAGGATGGTTCAAAAGGTTCAAACACCCAGAGTATCCCAAAGAAAGAATTATTTCCAGGATGTCAGGGAGTCCATCTGGATGAAAATAGTACAAGTATGGATACTTGCTTAGAGCAGCAGTGGAATAAAATTGAGGAATGTACCCCGTATAAGGATGAGGAACTTTATGATCTTCCAGCACCATGCActccttttctgtctcttaGTCGCCTTCAGTTGAACACTcctgatggaaaagaaaacacagagaagacGTCAACATTCTTGAGGAAGCTGAAATTTGAAGAGTTTTGTGACACTTCAGATGACTGCAGCAAAGATTCTCAAGAACACAGCACAAGCAGTGGAAAGAAGctaaattgcttttctgtggGAAAATCAGGTTTTTGGGGCACTTGCCCAACTAGTTTCACGGAGAACTTAGATTTTGATGAATCAGCGCAAAATTCAGCAGCTGGTCAGTCAGATGAAACATCAGCAAAGTCCAGTGATAAAACAAGTTCATGCTTGCCTAAAAGGTTACATACTCTCTGCTCTTCAGAAATGAATCGCACAAGAACCTCCAGTGAGGCATCTATGGATGCTGCCTACCTTGATAAAATTTCtgagttggactcgatgatgtCTGAATCAGACAATAGCAAGAGTCCATGCTATAATTTTAAGTCCTCTGATCTTGATAATTCTTCGAAGTCAACAGAGGCCTCTAAGCTTCTGGATGAAACTGAGAAGAAACTGGAAGGGATGAATGAAGAACAGAGCATGAAGTGCTCAGAAACAAGAGATCTATCAGTTGACAGAACTGGATGGAAACCTGCCATGTTTTCCATCCTATCCCCATCTAGACTAGATGTGAATGACCACTTTCCACTATTTACAGGCCAAAATGTAGTAGCTAGTGAAATCAAACCTCCAAACTGTTTATTTCAAAGAGAGTTTTCCCAGAGCCTGCTATTCAGTAACTCACAGAGGCTGTTTGAAGAACAAAAG
- the RNF219 gene encoding ORC ubiquitin ligase 1 isoform X2 — MAQHGPSVTLSLTLPITCHICLGKVRHPVICVNNHVFCSICIEVWLKNNNQCPACRIPITPENPCKEIIGGTSESDPTFSPTVRKHLRKTRLELLHKEYEDEIESLQKEVEELKDRNLNLQTQLKSLLDPTVPALCCQNEETSQSADEASTSGPETPEEWSKKLKAANDICEKVIDNVEKLKEANKKLSMENNSLLRENLRLKAEVDSRSPQKFGRFTIAALQSKVEQSEREMNRLKKALERSDKYIEEMECQLLQLKSAGEGTRTISAVSEQALSADAKGTESNEDTTCLKTQAEEKKVVTTSHSPDSLEQLADSGTCSSSLSQDGSKGSNTQSIPKKELFPGCQGVHLDENSTSMDTCLEQQWNKIEECTPYKDEELYDLPAPCTPFLSLSRLQLNTPDGKENTEKTSTFLRKLKFEEFCDTSDDCSKDSQEHSTSSGKKLNCFSVGKSGFWGTCPTSFTENLDFDESAQNSAAGQSDETSAKSSDKTSSCLPKRLHTLCSSEMNRTRTSSEASMDAAYLDKISELDSMMSESDNSKSPCYNFKSSDLDNSSKSTEASKLLDETEKKLEGMNEEQSMKCSETRDLSVDRTGWKPAMFSILSPSRLDVNDHFPLFTGQNVVASEIKPPNCLFQREFSQSLLFSNSQRLFEEQKFGSCFLKMSSDLHNPLNPPWVPSFIAEKKNKNVSQSTKRKIQSSISSASPSKTTKN, encoded by the exons ATGGCGCAGCACGGCCCGAGCGTCACGCTGTCCCTCACGCTGCCCATCACCTGCCACATCTGCCTGGGGAAG GTCCGTCACCCAGTTATCTGTGTCAACAACCATGTCTTCTGTTCCATTTGTATTGAAGTCTGGTTGAAGAATAATAATCAGTGCCCAGCTTGCAGGATTCCCATCACACCTGAAAATCCTTGCAAAGAAATTATAG GAGGAACAAGTGAAAGTGATCCTACATTTAGTCCAACAGTTAGAAAGCACCTACGTAAAACGAGGCTTGAATTGCTCCACAAAGAATATGAG GATGAAATAGAATCCCTGCAAAAAGAAGTGGAAgaactgaaagacagaaatctcAATTTACAGACACAACTGAAATCTCTTCTGGATCCTACAGTACCAGCTTTGTGTTGCCAAAATGAAGAAACTAGCCAATCAGCAGATGAAGCAAGTACCAGTGGCCCAGAAACCCCAGAAGAATGGAGCAAAAAGCTGAAAGCTGCCAACGATATATGTGAAAAAGTAATAGATAATGTAGAAAAGTTAAaggag gcAAATAAGAAACTGAGCATGGAGAACAATAGCCTTTTAAGAGAGAATTTGCGACTAAAAGCTGAAGTTGATAGTAGATCACCTCAAAA gTTTGGTAGGTTTACCATAGCTGCGCTTCAGTCCAAAGTAGAACAAAGCGAACGTGAAATGAACCGTCTAAAAAAGGCACTGGAAAGAAGTGATAAGTATATAGAGGAAATGGAGTGTCAGCTTTTACAGCTGAAAAGTGCAGGTGAAGGAACTCGGACCATAAGTGCTGTTAGTGAGCAAGCACTTTCTGCAGATGCTAAAGGAACTGAAAGCAATGAAGATACTACATGTTTGAAAACCCAGGCTGAGGAGAAGAAAGTTGTGACTACCAGTCACAGTCCTGACAGTCTTGAACAGCTAGCAGATAGTGGAACATGTTCAAGCTCTTTGAGTCAGGATGGTTCAAAAGGTTCAAACACCCAGAGTATCCCAAAGAAAGAATTATTTCCAGGATGTCAGGGAGTCCATCTGGATGAAAATAGTACAAGTATGGATACTTGCTTAGAGCAGCAGTGGAATAAAATTGAGGAATGTACCCCGTATAAGGATGAGGAACTTTATGATCTTCCAGCACCATGCActccttttctgtctcttaGTCGCCTTCAGTTGAACACTcctgatggaaaagaaaacacagagaagacGTCAACATTCTTGAGGAAGCTGAAATTTGAAGAGTTTTGTGACACTTCAGATGACTGCAGCAAAGATTCTCAAGAACACAGCACAAGCAGTGGAAAGAAGctaaattgcttttctgtggGAAAATCAGGTTTTTGGGGCACTTGCCCAACTAGTTTCACGGAGAACTTAGATTTTGATGAATCAGCGCAAAATTCAGCAGCTGGTCAGTCAGATGAAACATCAGCAAAGTCCAGTGATAAAACAAGTTCATGCTTGCCTAAAAGGTTACATACTCTCTGCTCTTCAGAAATGAATCGCACAAGAACCTCCAGTGAGGCATCTATGGATGCTGCCTACCTTGATAAAATTTCtgagttggactcgatgatgtCTGAATCAGACAATAGCAAGAGTCCATGCTATAATTTTAAGTCCTCTGATCTTGATAATTCTTCGAAGTCAACAGAGGCCTCTAAGCTTCTGGATGAAACTGAGAAGAAACTGGAAGGGATGAATGAAGAACAGAGCATGAAGTGCTCAGAAACAAGAGATCTATCAGTTGACAGAACTGGATGGAAACCTGCCATGTTTTCCATCCTATCCCCATCTAGACTAGATGTGAATGACCACTTTCCACTATTTACAGGCCAAAATGTAGTAGCTAGTGAAATCAAACCTCCAAACTGTTTATTTCAAAGAGAGTTTTCCCAGAGCCTGCTATTCAGTAACTCACAGAGGCTGTTTGAAGAACAAAAG
- the RNF219 gene encoding ORC ubiquitin ligase 1 isoform X3, giving the protein MAQHGPSVTLSLTLPITCHICLGKEEQVKVILHLVQQLESTYVKRGLNCSTKNMSSGSVKTSHIFQGNLSYSKENERKETDTDEIESLQKEVEELKDRNLNLQTQLKSLLDPTVPALCCQNEETSQSADEASTSGPETPEEWSKKLKAANDICEKVIDNVEKLKEANKKLSMENNSLLRENLRLKAEVDSRSPQKFGRFTIAALQSKVEQSEREMNRLKKALERSDKYIEEMECQLLQLKSAGEGTRTISAVSEQALSADAKGTESNEDTTCLKTQAEEKKVVTTSHSPDSLEQLADSGTCSSSLSQDGSKGSNTQSIPKKELFPGCQGVHLDENSTSMDTCLEQQWNKIEECTPYKDEELYDLPAPCTPFLSLSRLQLNTPDGKENTEKTSTFLRKLKFEEFCDTSDDCSKDSQEHSTSSGKKLNCFSVGKSGFWGTCPTSFTENLDFDESAQNSAAGQSDETSAKSSDKTSSCLPKRLHTLCSSEMNRTRTSSEASMDAAYLDKISELDSMMSESDNSKSPCYNFKSSDLDNSSKSTEASKLLDETEKKLEGMNEEQSMKCSETRDLSVDRTGWKPAMFSILSPSRLDVNDHFPLFTGQNVVASEIKPPNCLFQREFSQSLLFSNSQRLFEEQKFGSCFLKMSSDLHNPLNPPWVPSFIAEKKNKNVSQSTKRKIQSSISSASPSKTTKN; this is encoded by the exons ATGGCGCAGCACGGCCCGAGCGTCACGCTGTCCCTCACGCTGCCCATCACCTGCCACATCTGCCTGGGGAAG GAGGAACAAGTGAAAGTGATCCTACATTTAGTCCAACAGTTAGAAAGCACCTACGTAAAACGAGGCTTGAATTGCTCCACAAAGAATATGAG TAGCGGCAGTGTGAAGACGTCGCACATTTTTCAGGGAAACTTGTCTTATAGCaaggagaatgaaagaaaggaaacgGACACC GATGAAATAGAATCCCTGCAAAAAGAAGTGGAAgaactgaaagacagaaatctcAATTTACAGACACAACTGAAATCTCTTCTGGATCCTACAGTACCAGCTTTGTGTTGCCAAAATGAAGAAACTAGCCAATCAGCAGATGAAGCAAGTACCAGTGGCCCAGAAACCCCAGAAGAATGGAGCAAAAAGCTGAAAGCTGCCAACGATATATGTGAAAAAGTAATAGATAATGTAGAAAAGTTAAaggag gcAAATAAGAAACTGAGCATGGAGAACAATAGCCTTTTAAGAGAGAATTTGCGACTAAAAGCTGAAGTTGATAGTAGATCACCTCAAAA gTTTGGTAGGTTTACCATAGCTGCGCTTCAGTCCAAAGTAGAACAAAGCGAACGTGAAATGAACCGTCTAAAAAAGGCACTGGAAAGAAGTGATAAGTATATAGAGGAAATGGAGTGTCAGCTTTTACAGCTGAAAAGTGCAGGTGAAGGAACTCGGACCATAAGTGCTGTTAGTGAGCAAGCACTTTCTGCAGATGCTAAAGGAACTGAAAGCAATGAAGATACTACATGTTTGAAAACCCAGGCTGAGGAGAAGAAAGTTGTGACTACCAGTCACAGTCCTGACAGTCTTGAACAGCTAGCAGATAGTGGAACATGTTCAAGCTCTTTGAGTCAGGATGGTTCAAAAGGTTCAAACACCCAGAGTATCCCAAAGAAAGAATTATTTCCAGGATGTCAGGGAGTCCATCTGGATGAAAATAGTACAAGTATGGATACTTGCTTAGAGCAGCAGTGGAATAAAATTGAGGAATGTACCCCGTATAAGGATGAGGAACTTTATGATCTTCCAGCACCATGCActccttttctgtctcttaGTCGCCTTCAGTTGAACACTcctgatggaaaagaaaacacagagaagacGTCAACATTCTTGAGGAAGCTGAAATTTGAAGAGTTTTGTGACACTTCAGATGACTGCAGCAAAGATTCTCAAGAACACAGCACAAGCAGTGGAAAGAAGctaaattgcttttctgtggGAAAATCAGGTTTTTGGGGCACTTGCCCAACTAGTTTCACGGAGAACTTAGATTTTGATGAATCAGCGCAAAATTCAGCAGCTGGTCAGTCAGATGAAACATCAGCAAAGTCCAGTGATAAAACAAGTTCATGCTTGCCTAAAAGGTTACATACTCTCTGCTCTTCAGAAATGAATCGCACAAGAACCTCCAGTGAGGCATCTATGGATGCTGCCTACCTTGATAAAATTTCtgagttggactcgatgatgtCTGAATCAGACAATAGCAAGAGTCCATGCTATAATTTTAAGTCCTCTGATCTTGATAATTCTTCGAAGTCAACAGAGGCCTCTAAGCTTCTGGATGAAACTGAGAAGAAACTGGAAGGGATGAATGAAGAACAGAGCATGAAGTGCTCAGAAACAAGAGATCTATCAGTTGACAGAACTGGATGGAAACCTGCCATGTTTTCCATCCTATCCCCATCTAGACTAGATGTGAATGACCACTTTCCACTATTTACAGGCCAAAATGTAGTAGCTAGTGAAATCAAACCTCCAAACTGTTTATTTCAAAGAGAGTTTTCCCAGAGCCTGCTATTCAGTAACTCACAGAGGCTGTTTGAAGAACAAAAG
- the RNF219 gene encoding ORC ubiquitin ligase 1 isoform X4, whose amino-acid sequence MNWSQTQPSGGTSESDPTFSPTVRKHLRKTRLELLHKEYEDEIESLQKEVEELKDRNLNLQTQLKSLLDPTVPALCCQNEETSQSADEASTSGPETPEEWSKKLKAANDICEKVIDNVEKLKEANKKLSMENNSLLRENLRLKAEVDSRSPQKFGRFTIAALQSKVEQSEREMNRLKKALERSDKYIEEMECQLLQLKSAGEGTRTISAVSEQALSADAKGTESNEDTTCLKTQAEEKKVVTTSHSPDSLEQLADSGTCSSSLSQDGSKGSNTQSIPKKELFPGCQGVHLDENSTSMDTCLEQQWNKIEECTPYKDEELYDLPAPCTPFLSLSRLQLNTPDGKENTEKTSTFLRKLKFEEFCDTSDDCSKDSQEHSTSSGKKLNCFSVGKSGFWGTCPTSFTENLDFDESAQNSAAGQSDETSAKSSDKTSSCLPKRLHTLCSSEMNRTRTSSEASMDAAYLDKISELDSMMSESDNSKSPCYNFKSSDLDNSSKSTEASKLLDETEKKLEGMNEEQSMKCSETRDLSVDRTGWKPAMFSILSPSRLDVNDHFPLFTGQNVVASEIKPPNCLFQREFSQSLLFSNSQRLFEEQKFGSCFLKMSSDLHNPLNPPWVPSFIAEKKNKNVSQSTKRKIQSSISSASPSKTTKN is encoded by the exons atgaactggagtcaaacgcagccaagtg GAGGAACAAGTGAAAGTGATCCTACATTTAGTCCAACAGTTAGAAAGCACCTACGTAAAACGAGGCTTGAATTGCTCCACAAAGAATATGAG GATGAAATAGAATCCCTGCAAAAAGAAGTGGAAgaactgaaagacagaaatctcAATTTACAGACACAACTGAAATCTCTTCTGGATCCTACAGTACCAGCTTTGTGTTGCCAAAATGAAGAAACTAGCCAATCAGCAGATGAAGCAAGTACCAGTGGCCCAGAAACCCCAGAAGAATGGAGCAAAAAGCTGAAAGCTGCCAACGATATATGTGAAAAAGTAATAGATAATGTAGAAAAGTTAAaggag gcAAATAAGAAACTGAGCATGGAGAACAATAGCCTTTTAAGAGAGAATTTGCGACTAAAAGCTGAAGTTGATAGTAGATCACCTCAAAA gTTTGGTAGGTTTACCATAGCTGCGCTTCAGTCCAAAGTAGAACAAAGCGAACGTGAAATGAACCGTCTAAAAAAGGCACTGGAAAGAAGTGATAAGTATATAGAGGAAATGGAGTGTCAGCTTTTACAGCTGAAAAGTGCAGGTGAAGGAACTCGGACCATAAGTGCTGTTAGTGAGCAAGCACTTTCTGCAGATGCTAAAGGAACTGAAAGCAATGAAGATACTACATGTTTGAAAACCCAGGCTGAGGAGAAGAAAGTTGTGACTACCAGTCACAGTCCTGACAGTCTTGAACAGCTAGCAGATAGTGGAACATGTTCAAGCTCTTTGAGTCAGGATGGTTCAAAAGGTTCAAACACCCAGAGTATCCCAAAGAAAGAATTATTTCCAGGATGTCAGGGAGTCCATCTGGATGAAAATAGTACAAGTATGGATACTTGCTTAGAGCAGCAGTGGAATAAAATTGAGGAATGTACCCCGTATAAGGATGAGGAACTTTATGATCTTCCAGCACCATGCActccttttctgtctcttaGTCGCCTTCAGTTGAACACTcctgatggaaaagaaaacacagagaagacGTCAACATTCTTGAGGAAGCTGAAATTTGAAGAGTTTTGTGACACTTCAGATGACTGCAGCAAAGATTCTCAAGAACACAGCACAAGCAGTGGAAAGAAGctaaattgcttttctgtggGAAAATCAGGTTTTTGGGGCACTTGCCCAACTAGTTTCACGGAGAACTTAGATTTTGATGAATCAGCGCAAAATTCAGCAGCTGGTCAGTCAGATGAAACATCAGCAAAGTCCAGTGATAAAACAAGTTCATGCTTGCCTAAAAGGTTACATACTCTCTGCTCTTCAGAAATGAATCGCACAAGAACCTCCAGTGAGGCATCTATGGATGCTGCCTACCTTGATAAAATTTCtgagttggactcgatgatgtCTGAATCAGACAATAGCAAGAGTCCATGCTATAATTTTAAGTCCTCTGATCTTGATAATTCTTCGAAGTCAACAGAGGCCTCTAAGCTTCTGGATGAAACTGAGAAGAAACTGGAAGGGATGAATGAAGAACAGAGCATGAAGTGCTCAGAAACAAGAGATCTATCAGTTGACAGAACTGGATGGAAACCTGCCATGTTTTCCATCCTATCCCCATCTAGACTAGATGTGAATGACCACTTTCCACTATTTACAGGCCAAAATGTAGTAGCTAGTGAAATCAAACCTCCAAACTGTTTATTTCAAAGAGAGTTTTCCCAGAGCCTGCTATTCAGTAACTCACAGAGGCTGTTTGAAGAACAAAAG
- the RNF219 gene encoding ORC ubiquitin ligase 1 isoform X5 — MSSGSVKTSHIFQGNLSYSKENERKETDTDEIESLQKEVEELKDRNLNLQTQLKSLLDPTVPALCCQNEETSQSADEASTSGPETPEEWSKKLKAANDICEKVIDNVEKLKEANKKLSMENNSLLRENLRLKAEVDSRSPQKFGRFTIAALQSKVEQSEREMNRLKKALERSDKYIEEMECQLLQLKSAGEGTRTISAVSEQALSADAKGTESNEDTTCLKTQAEEKKVVTTSHSPDSLEQLADSGTCSSSLSQDGSKGSNTQSIPKKELFPGCQGVHLDENSTSMDTCLEQQWNKIEECTPYKDEELYDLPAPCTPFLSLSRLQLNTPDGKENTEKTSTFLRKLKFEEFCDTSDDCSKDSQEHSTSSGKKLNCFSVGKSGFWGTCPTSFTENLDFDESAQNSAAGQSDETSAKSSDKTSSCLPKRLHTLCSSEMNRTRTSSEASMDAAYLDKISELDSMMSESDNSKSPCYNFKSSDLDNSSKSTEASKLLDETEKKLEGMNEEQSMKCSETRDLSVDRTGWKPAMFSILSPSRLDVNDHFPLFTGQNVVASEIKPPNCLFQREFSQSLLFSNSQRLFEEQKFGSCFLKMSSDLHNPLNPPWVPSFIAEKKNKNVSQSTKRKIQSSISSASPSKTTKN; from the exons ATGAG TAGCGGCAGTGTGAAGACGTCGCACATTTTTCAGGGAAACTTGTCTTATAGCaaggagaatgaaagaaaggaaacgGACACC GATGAAATAGAATCCCTGCAAAAAGAAGTGGAAgaactgaaagacagaaatctcAATTTACAGACACAACTGAAATCTCTTCTGGATCCTACAGTACCAGCTTTGTGTTGCCAAAATGAAGAAACTAGCCAATCAGCAGATGAAGCAAGTACCAGTGGCCCAGAAACCCCAGAAGAATGGAGCAAAAAGCTGAAAGCTGCCAACGATATATGTGAAAAAGTAATAGATAATGTAGAAAAGTTAAaggag gcAAATAAGAAACTGAGCATGGAGAACAATAGCCTTTTAAGAGAGAATTTGCGACTAAAAGCTGAAGTTGATAGTAGATCACCTCAAAA gTTTGGTAGGTTTACCATAGCTGCGCTTCAGTCCAAAGTAGAACAAAGCGAACGTGAAATGAACCGTCTAAAAAAGGCACTGGAAAGAAGTGATAAGTATATAGAGGAAATGGAGTGTCAGCTTTTACAGCTGAAAAGTGCAGGTGAAGGAACTCGGACCATAAGTGCTGTTAGTGAGCAAGCACTTTCTGCAGATGCTAAAGGAACTGAAAGCAATGAAGATACTACATGTTTGAAAACCCAGGCTGAGGAGAAGAAAGTTGTGACTACCAGTCACAGTCCTGACAGTCTTGAACAGCTAGCAGATAGTGGAACATGTTCAAGCTCTTTGAGTCAGGATGGTTCAAAAGGTTCAAACACCCAGAGTATCCCAAAGAAAGAATTATTTCCAGGATGTCAGGGAGTCCATCTGGATGAAAATAGTACAAGTATGGATACTTGCTTAGAGCAGCAGTGGAATAAAATTGAGGAATGTACCCCGTATAAGGATGAGGAACTTTATGATCTTCCAGCACCATGCActccttttctgtctcttaGTCGCCTTCAGTTGAACACTcctgatggaaaagaaaacacagagaagacGTCAACATTCTTGAGGAAGCTGAAATTTGAAGAGTTTTGTGACACTTCAGATGACTGCAGCAAAGATTCTCAAGAACACAGCACAAGCAGTGGAAAGAAGctaaattgcttttctgtggGAAAATCAGGTTTTTGGGGCACTTGCCCAACTAGTTTCACGGAGAACTTAGATTTTGATGAATCAGCGCAAAATTCAGCAGCTGGTCAGTCAGATGAAACATCAGCAAAGTCCAGTGATAAAACAAGTTCATGCTTGCCTAAAAGGTTACATACTCTCTGCTCTTCAGAAATGAATCGCACAAGAACCTCCAGTGAGGCATCTATGGATGCTGCCTACCTTGATAAAATTTCtgagttggactcgatgatgtCTGAATCAGACAATAGCAAGAGTCCATGCTATAATTTTAAGTCCTCTGATCTTGATAATTCTTCGAAGTCAACAGAGGCCTCTAAGCTTCTGGATGAAACTGAGAAGAAACTGGAAGGGATGAATGAAGAACAGAGCATGAAGTGCTCAGAAACAAGAGATCTATCAGTTGACAGAACTGGATGGAAACCTGCCATGTTTTCCATCCTATCCCCATCTAGACTAGATGTGAATGACCACTTTCCACTATTTACAGGCCAAAATGTAGTAGCTAGTGAAATCAAACCTCCAAACTGTTTATTTCAAAGAGAGTTTTCCCAGAGCCTGCTATTCAGTAACTCACAGAGGCTGTTTGAAGAACAAAAG